From Arcticibacter tournemirensis, one genomic window encodes:
- a CDS encoding GAF domain-containing protein encodes MMEFDVNLRSDLEHLEKNVFELNAKKDVSIRTILNFYTKGIERIFPDMQCSIMQVKRNRLFNWASSSLPEAFSKAIEGLEIGSEVGSCGTAAYLKEQVIVTDIRTDYRWAAFSNVALQYGLQACWSYPIINSRGEVMATFAIYYHEPKEPNEEELHIITRAASLLQVILENRQYSETLEETTLLMTQGQELAHFGNWLWNIPEDEVTWSDSLYTIYGQNKHSFKATFEGYLEVLHPNDYEMVKSIIQNVLITGEDCEFEERIIRPSGEVRYLKSWGKLKYDEKGQPLKMIRACLDITESKKIQQKLLASESNLRHLVERYTYVNKATNDAIYDWDIQSDLIQWGDSFFRLFGYKTDDEHSSIKKWFEKVHHDDVIMVEKSFNDALENPAVHNWNEEYRMKRSDGSYVFIEENGYILRNNEGRAIRMIGVLRDVSERKADFQKHLDYIKTIEQHILRLRDIAWTQSHLVRAPLARIMGIVPLLTDHKTDDGTKETLMSYLSISAAELDGIIKEIINKSQIE; translated from the coding sequence ATGATGGAGTTTGATGTGAACTTACGATCAGATCTCGAACATCTCGAGAAGAATGTGTTTGAGTTGAACGCCAAAAAAGACGTTTCAATCCGTACGATCCTGAACTTTTACACAAAAGGCATCGAACGCATTTTTCCGGATATGCAATGTTCTATCATGCAGGTTAAGCGAAATCGTCTGTTCAACTGGGCATCTTCTTCACTGCCCGAAGCCTTCTCTAAGGCAATAGAAGGGCTTGAAATAGGAAGCGAAGTTGGTTCATGCGGAACAGCCGCTTATCTTAAGGAGCAGGTCATAGTAACCGACATTAGAACAGACTACAGGTGGGCGGCTTTCAGCAATGTAGCCTTACAGTACGGCTTACAGGCCTGCTGGTCTTATCCGATTATAAACAGCAGGGGCGAAGTAATGGCAACATTTGCTATTTACTACCACGAACCTAAAGAGCCTAATGAAGAGGAGCTCCATATCATCACGCGGGCCGCATCGCTGTTGCAGGTTATCCTCGAAAACAGGCAGTATTCTGAGACACTGGAGGAAACCACCCTTTTAATGACCCAGGGTCAGGAACTCGCCCACTTCGGTAACTGGCTCTGGAATATCCCCGAAGATGAAGTTACCTGGTCTGATTCTTTGTATACCATCTACGGGCAAAACAAACACAGCTTTAAAGCAACATTTGAAGGATACCTTGAGGTACTGCATCCTAATGATTATGAAATGGTTAAAAGCATCATTCAGAATGTTCTGATAACCGGCGAAGATTGCGAGTTTGAGGAGCGAATAATCCGGCCCTCCGGAGAAGTGAGATATCTTAAGTCCTGGGGAAAGTTGAAGTACGACGAGAAAGGGCAACCTCTCAAGATGATCCGAGCTTGTCTTGACATTACAGAAAGCAAAAAAATACAGCAAAAATTATTAGCGAGCGAGTCAAATCTGCGGCATCTGGTAGAGCGCTATACGTACGTAAATAAAGCCACAAACGACGCTATATACGACTGGGATATTCAATCAGACCTGATTCAGTGGGGCGACTCATTTTTCAGGTTATTTGGATACAAGACGGACGACGAACACAGTTCCATCAAAAAGTGGTTTGAAAAAGTGCATCACGATGATGTAATCATGGTTGAAAAAAGCTTCAATGACGCTTTAGAGAATCCTGCTGTACACAACTGGAATGAAGAGTACAGAATGAAAAGATCCGATGGAAGTTACGTATTCATAGAAGAAAACGGATATATCTTAAGAAATAATGAAGGTAGAGCCATACGAATGATCGGCGTGTTAAGGGATGTGTCAGAACGTAAAGCCGATTTTCAGAAACATCTTGATTACATAAAAACAATTGAACAACATATTCTTAGGTTGCGCGATATAGCCTGGACACAGTCACATCTCGTCCGTGCACCGTTAGCGCGTATCATGGGGATTGTGCCTTTGCTTACCGATCATAAAACCGATGATGGAACAAAAGAAACACTCATGTCTTACCTTTCAATATCGGCCGCTGAACTGGACGGGATCATAAAGGAAATTATAAACAAGAGCCAGATAGAATAA
- a CDS encoding ABC transporter ATP-binding protein: MKEIVISIRDLKKSFGTKEVLSGINMDLHKGENLVVLGKSGQGKSVAIKCMVGLLSQDSGSLKIFGDEVNELPEEALKELRIKTGFLFQSAALYDSMTVEENLEFPLTRVLKLTNRKEIRERVEELLEGVGLRDTIHKMPSDLSGGMRKRVGLARTLIMKPEIMLYDEPTTGLDPITSREISELILEMQRKYQTSSVIITHDMVCAKITADRLLVMNDGVFQAEGNYEQLENGPDELVRSFFK, translated from the coding sequence ATGAAAGAAATTGTGATTTCCATCCGTGATCTTAAGAAATCGTTTGGTACAAAAGAAGTGCTGTCGGGCATAAATATGGACCTTCATAAGGGAGAGAACCTTGTGGTGCTGGGCAAATCGGGACAGGGGAAATCTGTGGCTATAAAATGCATGGTTGGATTACTTTCCCAGGATTCTGGCAGCCTGAAAATCTTCGGGGACGAAGTGAATGAGCTTCCTGAAGAAGCATTGAAAGAGCTGCGTATCAAAACAGGTTTTCTGTTTCAAAGTGCAGCGCTTTATGACTCCATGACTGTAGAGGAGAACCTTGAATTTCCGCTCACGCGTGTACTCAAGTTAACCAACCGTAAAGAAATAAGAGAAAGGGTAGAGGAACTGCTCGAAGGCGTGGGCCTACGCGATACAATCCATAAAATGCCTTCCGATCTTTCGGGGGGAATGCGAAAACGAGTAGGACTGGCACGCACGCTCATTATGAAACCCGAAATTATGCTGTACGATGAACCCACTACCGGCCTTGACCCCATAACTTCGAGAGAGATCAGCGAGCTCATTTTAGAAATGCAGCGAAAATACCAAACCTCTTCCGTTATTATCACGCACGACATGGTGTGTGCAAAAATAACAGCCGATCGGCTTCTCGTGATGAACGATGGCGTATTTCAGGCAGAAGGAAATTATGAGCAACTTGAAAACGGGCCGGATGAACTGGTGCGTTCCTTCTTTAAATAA
- a CDS encoding MlaD family protein has product MKASINQKIRTGIFTVAGILLLIAGIFFIGAKQNMFDDSFLIYGTFKSVGGIEEGNNIRFAGINSGTVERIKMLSDTMIRIDMRMKEKVRPFLKADAMAVIGSDGLMGDKMIIIAPGSAGESRLLSDGSRIITSEPVDFDKVISKLTKVADNAEIITGELAAMALQIRGGKGSIGRLLYSDNLSKSIEGTLDNTRKMTGSLAGIALQVQSGKGSVGSLMYTDSLSKGLESTVAKANVAMHTADGAMLTIQEAAYGFSENMKALQGNFFLRGYFKKKAEEDKKNGVVRTAAAPEGIDADMDEKELADIIAEAQKALDAKRLKK; this is encoded by the coding sequence ATGAAAGCAAGTATAAATCAGAAGATCAGAACGGGCATCTTCACGGTGGCAGGAATTCTGCTGCTCATAGCCGGCATTTTCTTCATAGGTGCAAAACAGAACATGTTTGATGATTCGTTTTTGATCTATGGAACGTTCAAGAGTGTCGGAGGCATCGAGGAGGGTAATAATATCCGCTTTGCCGGCATAAATTCCGGCACTGTAGAAAGAATAAAGATGCTCTCTGATACCATGATCAGGATAGATATGCGGATGAAAGAGAAAGTAAGACCTTTTCTTAAGGCGGATGCTATGGCGGTGATCGGATCTGACGGACTAATGGGTGATAAGATGATCATCATAGCGCCAGGGTCTGCAGGCGAGAGCAGATTGCTTTCCGATGGATCCCGCATTATCACGTCCGAACCGGTCGATTTCGACAAAGTGATCTCAAAACTGACGAAGGTCGCAGATAATGCCGAAATCATAACCGGCGAGCTTGCAGCAATGGCGCTGCAGATAAGAGGAGGCAAAGGCTCAATAGGCAGATTGCTCTATTCTGATAACCTGTCGAAAAGCATAGAGGGTACTCTGGATAACACCAGGAAGATGACCGGCTCACTGGCAGGCATTGCCTTACAAGTACAGTCAGGAAAAGGCTCAGTCGGCAGTCTTATGTATACCGATTCACTTTCAAAAGGACTTGAAAGCACCGTGGCAAAAGCAAATGTGGCGATGCATACCGCCGACGGCGCTATGCTTACCATTCAGGAGGCCGCTTATGGGTTCAGCGAAAACATGAAAGCCCTGCAGGGGAACTTTTTTCTTCGGGGCTATTTCAAAAAGAAAGCCGAAGAGGATAAAAAAAATGGCGTTGTCAGGACTGCAGCTGCGCCCGAAGGGATAGATGCGGACATGGACGAAAAAGAGCTTGCCGATATTATCGCCGAAGCCCAGAAGGCCCTGGATGCTAAACGTTTAAAAAAATAG
- a CDS encoding MlaE family ABC transporter permease has translation MTIFPAALTRQFFAAGDQMVFMAAFFRNIFRRDFEWNELIRQCYIIGYKSLFLVGITGFILGFVLTLQSGPTMKAFGAESFVPGMVAISVVREMGPVVIALICAGKIASGIGAELGSMKVSEQIDAMEVSGANPVQYLVVTRILASTLMIPLLTLMADALALIGGFMASNISKEMSLTLYFSKSFSSLDFIDLIPAFIKTVFFGFAIGFVGCYKGYNSDRGTESVGLAANSAVVSASLWIIVLDAIAVQLTSVLFY, from the coding sequence ATGACAATATTCCCGGCTGCGCTTACCCGGCAATTCTTTGCCGCCGGCGATCAAATGGTTTTCATGGCAGCGTTCTTCCGCAACATTTTCCGTAGGGATTTCGAATGGAACGAACTTATTCGCCAATGTTATATTATCGGATACAAATCTCTATTTCTGGTAGGGATCACAGGATTCATTCTGGGGTTTGTGCTCACCCTGCAGTCGGGCCCAACGATGAAGGCCTTCGGTGCCGAAAGCTTCGTTCCCGGCATGGTCGCAATTTCCGTAGTCCGCGAGATGGGGCCGGTCGTAATAGCGCTCATTTGTGCCGGAAAGATTGCTTCCGGAATTGGCGCCGAGCTGGGCAGCATGAAAGTAAGCGAACAGATCGATGCTATGGAGGTTTCAGGCGCTAACCCCGTGCAGTACCTCGTTGTCACCCGCATCCTTGCCAGTACACTGATGATCCCTCTACTCACCCTGATGGCCGATGCCCTGGCCCTGATCGGAGGGTTTATGGCTTCTAACATAAGTAAGGAAATGAGCTTAACGCTCTACTTCAGCAAGTCATTTTCGTCGCTCGATTTCATCGACCTGATTCCCGCATTTATAAAAACAGTCTTCTTTGGTTTTGCTATAGGATTTGTTGGCTGCTATAAAGGATATAATTCAGATAGGGGGACAGAAAGCGTCGGCCTGGCAGCCAATTCTGCAGTGGTTTCCGCGTCGCTATGGATCATCGTACTCGATGCTATAGCCGTTCAGCTTACTTCTGTATTATTCTATTAA
- a CDS encoding acyl-CoA dehydrogenase family protein, with the protein MILTNIEFSEFIKDFETTLKQLFREKGDINQLSLERGLPPSIMTEIMSKTPLAVAIPEQYGGRGSIVKECLGLLAAASYESLSLSLIFGINIALFLEPVSKYANEGVKKDIFDRFLKNQNMGGLMITEPDYGSDALNMKTINREVENGYQIKGTKHWQGLTGAADYWLITSRKENSNGELGRDIDFFICDVSQPKQQVVVEEYFDNLGLYMIPYGRNILDLEVPREYKLEPETTGIKMMLDVLHRSRMQFPGMGMGFIKRMLDEAINHCSNRIVGTGNLLSMDQVQFQISRIQSAFTICSAMCARSSEISGIEHNLAAEGLEANSMKAVVTDLMQESSQMLLQLSGANGYKITHIGGRGVMDSRPFQIFEGSNEMLYAQIAEMVTRQMKKQKLSNLFDFLKDFKRTSDACLYFENDLNFNIDNNIPQRKLVDLGKIISRIICAGYVIDLANKGFRADLADNCITSVRQEVSALVCSFKFSNTVNIIEDYTGNSSWMEFV; encoded by the coding sequence ATGATACTGACTAACATTGAGTTTTCTGAATTTATAAAAGACTTCGAAACCACCCTTAAACAACTGTTCCGCGAGAAAGGAGACATTAACCAGCTTAGCTTAGAAAGAGGCTTGCCCCCTTCAATAATGACTGAGATCATGTCTAAAACCCCGCTCGCCGTTGCTATCCCTGAACAGTATGGAGGGCGTGGCAGTATTGTGAAAGAATGCCTTGGCCTGTTAGCTGCAGCGTCTTACGAATCACTATCTCTTTCCCTGATATTTGGAATCAACATCGCCCTGTTCTTAGAGCCTGTGTCGAAATATGCGAATGAGGGAGTTAAGAAGGATATCTTCGATCGCTTTCTGAAAAATCAGAATATGGGCGGACTTATGATCACCGAGCCCGACTATGGGAGCGATGCCCTGAATATGAAAACCATTAACCGCGAAGTGGAAAATGGCTATCAGATAAAAGGAACAAAACACTGGCAGGGACTTACAGGTGCGGCCGATTACTGGCTTATAACTTCAAGAAAAGAAAACAGCAATGGAGAGTTAGGTCGCGACATCGACTTCTTTATCTGCGATGTATCACAGCCTAAACAGCAGGTTGTTGTTGAAGAATACTTTGATAACCTGGGCCTCTACATGATTCCGTACGGAAGAAATATATTAGACCTGGAAGTTCCCCGTGAGTATAAATTAGAGCCTGAAACTACCGGCATAAAAATGATGCTTGATGTTTTACACAGAAGCAGAATGCAGTTTCCCGGAATGGGAATGGGGTTCATAAAGCGAATGCTCGACGAAGCCATAAACCACTGCAGCAATCGAATTGTAGGAACAGGCAACTTACTATCAATGGATCAGGTACAATTTCAGATATCGCGTATCCAGTCGGCCTTTACCATATGTTCTGCTATGTGTGCCAGGAGCAGTGAGATAAGCGGCATTGAACATAACTTAGCTGCCGAGGGCCTCGAAGCCAACAGCATGAAGGCCGTAGTGACCGACTTAATGCAGGAGTCTTCACAAATGTTACTTCAGCTTTCCGGTGCCAACGGGTATAAAATAACCCATATAGGTGGACGGGGAGTAATGGACAGCAGGCCGTTTCAGATATTTGAAGGCTCAAACGAAATGCTTTATGCTCAAATCGCCGAGATGGTGACCCGACAGATGAAAAAGCAAAAACTATCGAACTTATTCGATTTTCTGAAAGACTTCAAACGTACTTCTGATGCATGCCTGTATTTTGAAAACGATTTGAACTTCAATATCGACAACAATATTCCGCAGCGTAAACTGGTTGATCTGGGTAAAATTATCTCCAGGATAATTTGTGCCGGATATGTAATTGACCTGGCAAATAAAGGATTCAGAGCAGATCTTGCAGATAACTGTATCACTTCAGTCAGACAGGAGGTATCGGCATTGGTATGCTCATTTAAGTTCAGCAATACCGTAAATATAATTGAAGACTATACCGGTAACAGTTCCTGGATGGAGTTTGTCTGA
- a CDS encoding alpha/beta fold hydrolase: MIDILKRNNVRQLGQGDQTMVLAHGFGCDQNVWRHLIHAFQHKYRLVLFDYVGAGQSDLSSYESVRYSSLDGYALDILEIFETLGLKDVIFIGHSVSSMIGARAAISNPAYFSKLVFVAPSPCYINDDQYTGGMERHDIEGLFTMMDNNYLGWSSAMAPLIMGNTDKPELSDELASNFCATDPDIAREFARVTFLSDNREDLRKLKVPSLTLQCSNDILAPVEVGYYIQKNTFQSTLVILEATGHCPHLSAPDETITAISTYISRH, from the coding sequence ATGATAGATATTTTAAAGAGGAATAATGTCCGCCAGTTAGGCCAGGGCGATCAAACGATGGTCTTAGCCCATGGCTTTGGCTGCGATCAGAACGTTTGGCGGCATCTTATACATGCCTTTCAGCATAAATACAGGTTAGTTTTATTCGACTATGTCGGTGCCGGTCAATCCGACCTAAGTTCATATGAATCAGTTAGGTACAGTTCGCTGGACGGATATGCTCTCGATATTCTCGAGATATTTGAAACGCTCGGTCTGAAAGATGTTATTTTTATCGGCCATTCAGTTAGCAGCATGATTGGGGCACGTGCGGCGATATCAAATCCTGCGTACTTCAGTAAACTGGTATTCGTTGCTCCATCCCCTTGTTATATTAATGACGACCAGTATACCGGCGGTATGGAAAGGCATGACATAGAGGGACTTTTTACCATGATGGACAACAATTATCTCGGCTGGTCAAGTGCCATGGCGCCTTTGATCATGGGAAATACCGACAAGCCTGAATTATCCGATGAGCTCGCCTCTAATTTCTGTGCTACAGATCCTGATATTGCCAGGGAGTTTGCCCGTGTCACTTTCCTCTCAGATAACAGGGAAGACCTCCGGAAACTAAAAGTTCCCAGTCTTACACTTCAATGTTCCAATGATATCCTTGCTCCTGTAGAAGTAGGATACTATATTCAGAAGAATACCTTTCAAAGTACTCTGGTTATCCTGGAGGCAACCGGACATTGCCCGCACTTAAGCGCTCCGGATGAGACCATTACTGCAATCAGTACTTATATCAGCAGACATTAG
- the clpP gene encoding ATP-dependent Clp endopeptidase proteolytic subunit ClpP has product MKTEKEEFRNYAVKHQGINGLTVDSFMSGIEKSVLPVAMTPYIIEERQLNVAQMDVFSRLMMDRIIFLGDAIDDRIANVIQAQLLFLQSADAKRDIQIYINCPGGVVYAGLGIYDTMQYISPDVATICTGTALSMASVLLCAGAPGKRAALAHSRVMIHQPLGGVQGQASDIEITAREVLKLKRELYQIIADHSGQDYQKIHDAADRDHWMIAAEAKEFGMIDEVLGADTESA; this is encoded by the coding sequence ATGAAAACAGAAAAAGAAGAATTCAGAAACTATGCAGTAAAACATCAGGGCATCAATGGGCTTACGGTCGACAGTTTCATGTCCGGGATTGAAAAGTCAGTTCTTCCTGTGGCTATGACCCCATATATTATTGAAGAGCGACAGCTGAATGTCGCACAGATGGATGTCTTTTCACGCCTGATGATGGACCGCATCATCTTTCTTGGTGACGCTATCGACGACCGTATCGCTAATGTGATCCAGGCGCAGCTTCTGTTCCTTCAATCAGCTGATGCAAAAAGGGATATCCAGATCTACATAAATTGTCCCGGGGGAGTCGTTTACGCAGGTCTTGGCATTTATGATACCATGCAATATATCAGTCCCGATGTGGCAACGATATGCACCGGCACAGCCCTTTCCATGGCTTCCGTATTGCTCTGTGCGGGTGCTCCGGGAAAACGTGCAGCTCTTGCTCATTCGAGGGTGATGATCCATCAGCCATTAGGCGGCGTGCAGGGACAGGCCTCCGATATCGAAATTACCGCCCGCGAGGTCTTGAAACTGAAGAGGGAACTGTATCAAATAATAGCCGACCACAGCGGTCAGGACTATCAAAAGATACATGACGCCGCCGACCGCGACCATTGGATGATCGCAGCAGAAGCCAAAGAGTTTGGGATGATCGACGAAGTGCTCGGAGCCGATACAGAATCGGCCTGA
- a CDS encoding MBL fold metallo-hydrolase, producing MELFITSLNSGSNGNCYYIGNRREAVLVDAGISCRETEKRMKRLGLSMDKVKAIFVSHEHSDHIKGIPVLAKKYQLPVYITERTLFRGGLMLPAPQVMPFTAYETINVGDLCITAFPKFHDASEPHSFVISYNDIRVGVFTDIGRPCEHVIKNFRECHAVFLEANYDDEMLDKGNYPYYLKQRIRGGLGHLSNKQALELFTSCRSSELSHLLLSHLSKNNNCPDLVHSLFSQHAGSTSVVVASRYEETPVYIISPGRSATTLPVASSESRQLQFF from the coding sequence ATGGAATTGTTTATTACCTCGCTGAATTCAGGGAGTAACGGAAACTGCTATTATATTGGGAACAGGAGGGAAGCAGTCCTTGTTGACGCAGGCATATCTTGTCGCGAAACCGAGAAACGCATGAAACGCCTCGGTCTTTCAATGGACAAAGTAAAGGCAATTTTTGTGTCCCATGAGCATTCAGATCACATCAAGGGAATTCCTGTTCTGGCGAAGAAATACCAGTTGCCTGTATATATTACAGAGCGGACGCTCTTTCGCGGAGGGTTAATGCTTCCTGCTCCGCAGGTGATGCCTTTCACGGCATACGAAACCATCAATGTAGGCGACCTTTGCATAACCGCATTCCCCAAGTTTCACGACGCTTCAGAACCACATAGCTTCGTTATTAGCTATAATGATATCCGTGTTGGGGTATTTACAGATATCGGAAGGCCTTGCGAACATGTCATTAAAAACTTCAGGGAATGTCATGCCGTTTTTCTGGAAGCAAATTATGACGACGAAATGCTTGATAAAGGCAATTATCCCTACTACCTTAAGCAACGCATCCGCGGTGGCCTGGGTCACCTTTCCAATAAGCAGGCGCTTGAGCTTTTTACATCCTGCCGCTCTTCTGAACTAAGCCACTTATTACTTTCGCACCTTTCGAAAAATAACAACTGTCCCGATCTGGTTCACAGCCTCTTTTCTCAACATGCCGGAAGCACAAGCGTGGTAGTCGCTTCGCGCTATGAAGAAACTCCCGTATATATTATAAGTCCAGGACGGTCAGCTACCACTCTGCCGGTAGCTTCAAGTGAAAGCCGTCAGCTACAATTCTTCTGA
- a CDS encoding response regulator transcription factor, whose product MKKKVLIVEKDKDILQIISHILSSEGYEVSTSQTERGVLERIEKEQPEVVLLDIVKPTLEGTELCRALKSFENISVIVLSTHMNIESFLNVCADDIISKPFDISELIDTIEKFTNDC is encoded by the coding sequence ATGAAGAAAAAGGTGTTAATTGTTGAAAAAGATAAAGACATTCTTCAGATTATATCTCACATTCTTAGTTCAGAAGGCTACGAAGTAAGTACTTCACAGACAGAAAGGGGAGTACTGGAACGAATTGAAAAAGAACAGCCGGAAGTAGTGTTGCTCGATATCGTAAAGCCAACACTGGAAGGAACTGAATTATGCCGGGCCCTTAAGAGCTTCGAAAACATTTCGGTGATCGTTTTATCTACGCATATGAATATTGAGAGCTTTCTGAATGTTTGTGCGGATGATATTATTTCGAAACCGTTTGATATATCGGAGTTGATTGATACAATAGAAAAGTTTACTAACGATTGCTAA
- a CDS encoding YtxH domain-containing protein, translating into MGLIKILAVGAAVAYGINYLTKKRPDGRSMMDDIKDKAPEWMEKAKPYMEKAQPYADRLKDQFNKATQSGGL; encoded by the coding sequence ATGGGCTTAATCAAAATTCTGGCTGTCGGCGCTGCAGTAGCATACGGCATAAATTACTTAACTAAGAAAAGACCTGACGGAAGGTCAATGATGGATGATATAAAAGACAAGGCGCCCGAATGGATGGAAAAAGCAAAGCCATATATGGAGAAGGCACAGCCTTATGCCGATCGGCTCAAAGATCAGTTCAACAAAGCAACCCAGTCAGGCGGACTTTAA
- a CDS encoding PAS domain-containing protein, which produces MNKNSSEESVDFTSLYHRAPCGLLTYAINGSVIQANKTLLEWLNITHEEIVNKTFTDLLDRGGQLYYQLFVYPMLVLQKEVKEIHLDIRSASAAFPCFFSASADSDNDGQTTLIHAIVFKVAHRKKYEDELLRKKTAAEKENQQKAQTLQEVAFYQSHLVRAPLANILGLADLLTMYNSEDDIQDIIVLLKESAAQLDTVIKKIVGKANS; this is translated from the coding sequence ATGAATAAAAATAGTTCGGAAGAATCAGTAGACTTTACAAGCCTTTATCATAGAGCTCCTTGCGGACTTCTGACCTATGCTATCAACGGGTCTGTTATCCAGGCTAATAAAACGCTCCTCGAATGGTTAAACATAACCCATGAGGAGATAGTCAATAAAACATTTACAGATCTTCTCGATAGGGGCGGTCAACTATATTATCAGCTTTTTGTATATCCCATGCTCGTGTTGCAAAAAGAGGTTAAAGAAATTCATCTGGATATACGATCGGCCTCCGCCGCATTTCCCTGCTTCTTTAGTGCTTCGGCAGATAGCGACAATGACGGGCAGACGACCCTTATCCATGCAATTGTCTTTAAGGTTGCGCACCGGAAGAAATACGAAGATGAACTTCTCAGGAAAAAGACGGCAGCTGAGAAAGAAAACCAGCAAAAAGCTCAAACTTTACAAGAAGTAGCCTTCTATCAGTCGCATTTAGTGCGGGCACCTCTCGCAAACATCCTGGGGCTGGCCGATCTGCTTACAATGTATAATTCAGAAGACGACATCCAGGATATCATTGTCCTCTTAAAGGAAAGCGCTGCTCAGCTTGATACAGTCATAAAAAAAATAGTTGGCAAAGCGAACTCATAG
- a CDS encoding RNA polymerase sigma factor has translation MAEIQKPEHSPSTREEALIALYKSTFPLVARFVSKRGGSLEQAKDIFQDALVAWYEKSTESGGVPVYSERGYIFGIAKRLWYRRFAEESLSLPLEVDVEDITDQHPSSSRLLNVLENAGRKCLDLLKSFYYDKLSMAELKVQFGFSSSHSATVQKYKCLEKVRETVKEKSLSYEDFLE, from the coding sequence ATGGCTGAAATACAAAAACCAGAACATTCCCCTTCAACAAGGGAAGAAGCCCTGATCGCTCTGTATAAAAGTACATTTCCGTTGGTGGCCCGTTTTGTAAGCAAACGGGGCGGATCATTGGAGCAGGCAAAAGATATCTTTCAGGACGCTTTAGTGGCATGGTACGAAAAATCCACAGAATCCGGCGGTGTGCCAGTGTATTCTGAAAGGGGCTATATATTTGGAATTGCAAAACGATTATGGTACAGGAGGTTTGCTGAGGAATCCCTTTCTCTGCCCTTGGAAGTTGATGTGGAAGACATAACCGATCAACACCCCTCATCGTCAAGGTTGCTGAATGTATTGGAGAATGCAGGCAGAAAATGCCTGGACCTTTTGAAGTCCTTTTATTACGACAAATTGTCGATGGCTGAATTAAAAGTTCAATTTGGTTTCAGCAGCAGCCATTCAGCTACAGTGCAGAAATATAAGTGTCTTGAAAAAGTAAGAGAGACCGTAAAAGAAAAATCGTTGAGCTATGAGGACTTCCTTGAATGA